The segment TCACAaaatgcagtgtacatgtaatttatACAATACAGACAGAAAATAAGTGTTATCAGTAATGTTGAATCAAACGTTTTCTCTTTACGATAGAGTAATTTTTGTTGAGACGAGTGTTGCGCACTTATCCTTATATCTTTCAAATTCGCACACGTAACCATCAGGTTTATAGAACAATAGTAATATGATTAGGCTACAACTAAATACTTCTACTAAATTTCAACAGGTCAGATGATCCacttttttcaataaaaacagCATTGTTAGGTTTGAAAATTACATCAtcatcagaatttgttttttgcgGACTTCCAAATTCCATACAACCAACACCGCCCcctccattttattttttatttttattattttaattaaatcaaattcacactggaattaaagccattggaccctttcggtacagaaaaaaaaagttcacagatttacaaataacttacacggtttacagaaggtagtggtgaaagactgctcttgaaataatattccatgaaatgctttactttttgagaaaacagtaaaacaatatcaattctcgttaacgagaattacggatttattttaaacacatgtcatgacacggcgaaacgcgcggatacaagggtgggttttcccgttattttctcccgaccgattaagcccaaattttcacaggtttgttatttgatatggaagttgttatacacgaagtgtgggccttggacaatactgtttaccgaaagggtccaatggctttaaaagaccACAAGTTTGAAAGGTAAAGTACAGGAGCTCCAGTtaaaaccggaagattctcggGCTTGGCCATTAAACCAAGCCTCAAATTACTAATCCATTAATGTGCTGTTTATAAAAAGACATGTATTTTAGGGCAGAAATTAAGGGGAAAGATCGTCCAAAACGCAATTTCACGACCTTTACTTCGCATGTGGGCCAAGCTGCTACTTTAAGCCAATCACACGCCCAATTCTAACCCTAACGCGCCAAGTGTActtttgttcatattttgttcatgttcaaATGCAGTCACTATACATCGAGACATGCAGTCACGATACATCGAGACATGCAGTCACGTATCATCGAGACATGCAGTCACGATACATCGAGACATGCAGTCACGTATCATCGAGACACAGTCACGATACATCGAGACATGCAGTCACGATACATCGAGACATGCAGTCACGTATCATCGAGACACGCAGTCACAATCCTCGAAAATCCACAGAATACAGAGAGTAATCAGAGTCAAGGGACTCGTCATGGTGTTTTTCAGTTCAGTGAAATGTGATTTTGCTCGTTGTGAGAAAAAGTGGCATTTCTCGTCTTCCTTGATGTCTCCTTCAGCAGCCGTATCACGACGTTGTGTTGTTGAGCTGGCACACCACAATCCCTCCACCTTGCTCCAGCAGATTGAAAGAACAACGTCAGGGTGTGATTTGGCGATCCCTCCTGCATGACTCGAGACACTTACTGAGAACTAAGGCGACCATCATCACCGGTGTACAGGCAGAATAATGGAGTGTTGGTGACGGGGACAGGGAGCTCACAGACTGCGTAGTTTTCCCTGTAGCAAGGTTGATCATCCCATTTACCGCCACGGTCACCCCACATTGCTGCACAATACAAATAGATGGAATCCGGTTGTCCTGCTGCCCAGTTCTTGTAAGACCCGCTTGTATTACTCAGCAGACCATCCCAATGTCCCTTCGCTTTGATTAAACCAATCCAGAGATTTGGAGTTGTGGTGTCCTCAATCTTTTGCAGAAAGAATTCCCAAATAAACTCCTGTGCCGATTGTGAGTTTGGGATACCAAGCGTTGCTCCATACTCGGTACAAAGACTCTTTGCGTTGTTCCAAGTCATCTTCTCCGTTATGATGAAGTAACATGACGCTCCGTCTTTGCGCCAATCAGGAGGGCAGTTTCCATGCTGGCAGTTCTTTTGCTGGCAGATACCTGCCAGAATACTACCACAACCGAGAATCAGAAGCAGACTTGAAACTTTAAAGATATTCATTTTTGGATTCAGCAAAAGTGAACTGGCTCGATGTCTGAAGGCAAAGGGGGTAGGGCCGGCCAGTGATGTATCACGGTAGGCAGCTCAGTGAGAATTGTACCGATGGCCCAAAACGGCTTCCGTTATCAACTCCTCTGGTCACTTCCACGCTAACAATGACGTCCACACTGACGACAGTGCCTCTTTAATTGCAATCAGTTCGCTTGTGTTAtgatattattgttaattatatCTTAATTGTACATCCATCAATCAGACATCATTGTGAGGGCATTGTTCCCTTTTGATTGGCGTTTTGATTTGTTACCGCAAAATCCAGGTTACACATGAGCATCAGCGGTACCTACGTTGACTAGGTATACTATTTCGCTCGCCCGTATGCAAgtaaactgatttttttttcttcacactcATGACATAAATAAGCCAAGTCTTAATTATAAGTGACAGTTGCTTCGAGTTTACTTCGAGAAGCGTTTTGAGAGATGCATTCGGCCCTTTGAACCAATTCGTGATGTTTTATTAACTGCTCGTAGGGTTCAGAGATTCCTGTGTACACTCAGTATTGATCAATATATGATATATA is part of the Asterias rubens chromosome 4, eAstRub1.3, whole genome shotgun sequence genome and harbors:
- the LOC117288986 gene encoding C-type lectin domain family 6 member A-like codes for the protein MNIFKVSSLLLILGCGSILAGICQQKNCQHGNCPPDWRKDGASCYFIITEKMTWNNAKSLCTEYGATLGIPNSQSAQEFIWEFFLQKIEDTTTPNLWIGLIKAKGHWDGLLSNTSGSYKNWAAGQPDSIYLYCAAMWGDRGGKWDDQPCYRENYAVCELPVPVTNTPLFCLYTGDDGRLSSQ